In one Gadus morhua chromosome 7, gadMor3.0, whole genome shotgun sequence genomic region, the following are encoded:
- the LOC115547528 gene encoding LHFPL tetraspan subfamily member 4 protein codes for MLPSQEASKIYHDNYMRNSRAIGVLWAIFTICFAIVNVVVFIQPYWIGDSVNTPQAGYFGLFHHCVGTGSPNRELTCVGSFSDFSSIPSGAFKAASVFVLMSMVLTLSCIACMMLFFFCNTSTVYKTCAWMQLLCGVCLVLGCMIFPDGWDAEVIRDMCGEQTGKYSLGDCSVRWAYMLAIMGILNALFLSFLAFVLGNRQTDFYLDDLQTDNKDFAVSRIEVRDRLEPRYGVQRLH; via the exons atgttgccTTCGCAAGAAGCCTCCAAGATTTACCATGACAACTACATGCGCAACTCCCGCGCCATCGGGGTGCTGTGGGCGATCTTCACCATTTGCTTCGCCATCGTCAACGTGGTGGTGTTCATCCAGCCCTACTGGATCGGGGACAGCGTCAACACGCCGCAGGCTGGCTACTTCGGCCTCTTCCACCACTGTGTCGGCACCGGCTCGCCCAACCGGGAGCTCACGTGCGTGGGGAGCTTCTCCGACTTCAGCTCGATCCCGTCCGGGGCTTTCAAGGCAGCGTCGGTGTTCGTCCTGATGTCCATGGTGCTGACCCTTAGCTGCATCGCCTGCATgatgctcttcttcttctgcaacACCTCCACGGTGTACAAGACCTGCGCCTGGATGCAGCTCCTATGTG GGGTATGCTTGGTGCTGGGCTGCATGATCTTCCCGGACGGCTGGGATGCAGAGGTGATCCGGGACATGTGCGGCGAGCAGACCGGGAAGTACTCCCTGGGCGACTGCTCCGTGCGCTGGGCCTACATGCTGGCCATCATGGGCATCCTCAACGCCCTCTTCCTCTCATTTCTGGCCTTCGTTCTGGGCAACCGTCAGACCgacttctacctagacgacttGCAGACGGACAATAAGG ATTTTGCAGTGTCAAGG ATTGAGGTACGGGACAGACTAGAACCACGATACGGAGTCCAGCGCCTTCACTGA
- the efhd2 gene encoding EF-hand domain-containing protein D2 has protein sequence MATDELSSKLNRRLQIEEGVEEAVAVDGMIQQNEEPLEKSSTGSADSELGAKLLRRGELNEGVGEHLQPSMKVLNPYTEFKEFSRKQIKDMEKMFKQFDAGKDNFIDLMELKLMMEKLEAPQTHLGLKNMIKEVDEDLDNKLSFREFLLIFRKAAAGELAEDSGLCVLARLSEIDVSTEGVKGAKSFFEAKVQAINQSNRFEAEIREEQESKKKELEEKKTKQAAFRELQSAFK, from the exons ATGGCCACAGACGAGTTGTCGTCAAAGTTGAACCGTAGACTCCAAATCGAGGAGGGAGTTGAAGAAGCCGTGGCTGTGGACGGGATGATCCAGCAAAACGAGGAGCCACTGGAGAAGTCCTCCACGGGGAGCGCGGACTCGGAACTGGGCGCTAAACTGCTGCGGCGCGGGGAACTGAACGAGGGAGTGGGTGAGCACCTCCAGCCCAGCATGAAGGTCTTAAATCCCTACACGGAGTTCAAGGAGTTCTCGAGGAAGCAAATCAAAGACATGGAGAAGATGTTTAAACA GTTCGACGCAGGAAAAGACAACTTCATTGATCTTATGGAGCTTAAACTGATGATGGAGAAGCTGGAGGCACCGCAGACCCATCTGGGCCTGAAGAACATGATCAAGGAGGTGGATGAAGACCTGGACAACAAGCTCAGCTTCAGAGAG TTCTTACTCATCTTCAGGAAAGCAGCAGCTGGGGAGCTAGCAGAAGACAGCGGTCTCTGTGTCCTGGCTCGTCTCTCGGAGATCGACGTCTCCACCGAAGGGGTGAAGGGGGCGAAGTCCTTCTTTGAAGCAAAA GTACAAGCTATCAATCAATCCAATCGCTTTGAGGCCGAGATCCGCGAAGAGCAGGAGTCCAAAAAGAAGGAGCTTGAGGAGAAGAAGACCAAACAGGCTGCGTTCAGGGAGCTCCAGTCTGCCTTCAAGTAA